Part of the Ziziphus jujuba cultivar Dongzao chromosome 8, ASM3175591v1 genome is shown below.
GATATACTCAATTGCAAGGCGAACCTCCTATcagaagaacaaaaaagaatatttataaattagttaaCATATGTATTTGTGTATGCAAGTAATGTATTTCACCCTCTGAAAATTGCGgtgtttaaaatttgaactttcttttttttggtaaaaccaAGATCCTAATCGGAATGACTTTTAAGTTGGACTCAGAAGAGTTAAAATCCAGCACAAATTAAATTCCTATTTTTGATATCAAATGAATATCGGAATATAAAACAGTTAACTCGAATATTGACATATTATCACAGATGGAGCCAAAGAATTACAAGAGTTCTCAAGCCTAGATCCAAAGTAATAGAATAAGCTAAAAGTGGACACAATAATGACATATCATAAACAAGAATAAATTAGGGTATAACTCTTCAAATAGAACAAGGCTCTTATTTCAAATCATCTTTTAGAACAACTGGCTTGATTGTGACTTGTGTTGGACATGACAGCCATTAATGTGCATCCTTCTTTCAATGCACATGCAAAGTGTAGGATTTTCATTGATTTAGAAGTTCAAAACAGTACTCAACACAGACCATAAACTGGTAACTTTTTCTTGCTAGGTGAGACAACTTATTGCAGGGCATTCACTAACGACCATTTAATTGCATGACCGTCTCCACAAATAATGGATTAATAATGAACTGGTCACCGACAGTTCACTATCATGGGGTACTAATTCAAAGACAACAAAAATCATGACCAACTACCACTCGTTAACATTAAAGCAATCACCACTGGTTTATGGGTTAAAAAggaaaagtataaaataatggAATGGGAAAGATATTGCACCTCCAAGGCATCAATCTCTTCAAGAGATGGTTTTCTTTTTGGCGcatcatcttcaatttcaatgTCAACAGATCTTTTGAAGGGCCGTTTTGACAAAGAGCCAAATGATTCCCTTCCAAGTATCAGGCGAAGTGCCTTCACCATTTGTGCCATAGTGTTTGACTGCAAAACAGACACCACATTTCCAAATGAGACAACCACTTACATGTACTGATACAGTTTTATATACTGAAATAATAGCATAGGACGATACCTTCATGACAAATATAGGCAACTGGTGGAATCTTGCTACACCACGGATCCACGGGCTCTTCTTCATTTCAGAACCGCATGCTAGAATTGCATCTGCTGCTCCAATGTCATCAGTTACATCTACTTCGTCTTCAAGGCCCATTACCTTTGCTACTTGCTGTAAATCAGCCTCGTGAACCTATAAGAGCTCATATCAATGAAGCATtagtaaaatttatatgcttgTACAAAAGTTTGTACTCTAACACAGCATCCTGACAAAATCTGTCTATTCAAAACTGAAATCTTAGTAAGCTAATGGAaccttcaatattttatataatcttACTTCTTTCGAAATACAAATGATTTTCAAAGTATGTCTTCTTCAGATCTAATAATTCCTCTGCGAAACACAATAAAGAAAAGTAAACCCAAGAAATTTACCTTGTATGTATAGATGCGCACTGGTGAAATCTTCTTGTTCACAAATCCAACACTGCTCCGTTTCTTGGACCAGCTGGAAGAATCGTCTATACCTTCCGCATCAGACTCTTCCTCAGAAACCATGCCTCTATTAGTAATCAAATCAGATTTTCCtatatacaatttttccaaTACTGGAGTTGTCTCTGGAGGATCATTAGCATCAGCAACCATGTGACGGATTTCAAACAGAGGAGATTTTCCTATAAACCCAGAGATTTCTAGTTAGATTCTTTGCAGGCctaaaaatttaagtttttgagaCAATAATTAAACAGTATTGCTTAAgctattaatattttaagacattctaaagtcaaaaaaatttaagcaaGAAAAGATTCACATACAGTTTACAGGTGGCCTAGAAACTTTAAATTTCACACTACATCacttaagaaattaatttaggCCTTAAAATAAGCAGAGACTACCTGCCAATATTGCATCTACTGTAGCATCTAATCTGTGATGTACACGACACTCTGTTTTAGATATCATCTCAACAGCACATGTAAATGTTGGAGGACTTTTTCTTTCAAGAATTGTCTTCtgcactttccttttccttgCTTCCTCATCACCAAGTGTAACACTCTGTTTTAAGAGGGACAATTATCGAGATTAATTTGTTATCCCTCACTGGAAATGGCTTAAGCCATAGGCTCCCATACAATTTCAATTGTACTGGAGATGATCCAATTCAAATCGAACACCAATAATCCAAATGAAAATGCCACTTTGTATGAATAATCTAATGGCACATTTGACAGAGCACAATCTAAATGGATATTCAAGTCTTATGAGTATACAAAAGAAAGCAATCGCACTGCACCTCGATGCCACCAACAAGGATTTGCAAAGAGGGattctttattatattgtcTATCGTCATTCCATGTGCTGTTCCAACCAATTGAACTCCTCTTTGAGCAATAGTACTGGCAGCTAAAGCTTCAAGCTCCGTTCCAATTTCATCAATAATAATGGTTTCAGGCATATGATTTTCAACTGCTTCAATCATAACCTATATAAAAGTcagaaaaacagagagaaaaaatattaatacaaaaaattttataacaatttcTTGGAGCTTTACCATTTGGGAAATAGAGCAATAATCACATTAAAAGCCATAGATTGACTGCAACACTCACATTATGCTGCAGGTTCACATTTGGAACTTGCATCCTCCTTGCACGGCCTATTCCTGCATGGGGGACATCTCCATCACCACCAATCTCATTAGATGTGTCCACAATAATAACTCGCTTCTTGTGCTCATCTGCCAACATTCTTGCTATTTCTCTGCACaatcaaagttgttttagaCTAATATATTCACTTTTGATGCGAAGTCATAAGGGAAGAAATTGTTCAACTTTGTCTCAGTTGCTCAAGATGTTCTAATAAAGTTCAATAAATGAACTGTGACTAATTCaatataagaaaaagagagaagctTTTCCTTAATGGTCCAAAGAAGAATGCAGAATATCAGAAAGCATATATGTGACAAGACGCATAGTGAAACTAGATGCCTACATGCAGTGACAATTAGAAAGACTTTTCAATTAGAGAAACAGCACCCAAAGCAACGAGACAATTCCATTAACTTCGACTAAGTTGCTTGAGCAAATGGTAATTACCTGATTAAGGTTGTCTTGCCAACTCCAGGAGGTCCAATGACCAAGATGGAACCTCCCCCCTCAACTAAGTCACGGATAATCTCAGCACTTCCAGAGACAGCTCTGCCCACCCGGCAAGTGAGGCCGA
Proteins encoded:
- the LOC107413377 gene encoding protein SEEDLING PLASTID DEVELOPMENT 1, whose translation is MRALNSHFVLIDLHNSWHSIHQIPTSALGYLQNSNFIPTVSSSFRRTSRAAKRISSSNSSAPSVRSPEIRRPSDRYFSGNGSVSNSPSLASTSRSVVATELELFLELLPLRMRRELYRHQEIGQLIEVVMDLGRQPIARFPSGDWIISEKPIKHEDLLHAISKVGEFSDDNRSGIDNSLHRISAIRNRKLQIIGLTCRVGRAVSGSAEIIRDLVEGGGSILVIGPPGVGKTTLIREIARMLADEHKKRVIIVDTSNEIGGDGDVPHAGIGRARRMQVPNVNLQHNVMIEAVENHMPETIIIDEIGTELEALAASTIAQRGVQLVGTAHGMTIDNIIKNPSLQILVGGIESVTLGDEEARKRKVQKTILERKSPPTFTCAVEMISKTECRVHHRLDATVDAILAGKSPLFEIRHMVADANDPPETTPVLEKLYIGKSDLITNRGMVSEEESDAEGIDDSSSWSKKRSSVGFVNKKISPVRIYTYKVHEADLQQVAKVMGLEDEVDVTDDIGAADAILACGSEMKKSPWIRGVARFHQLPIFVMKSNTMAQMVKALRLILGRESFGSLSKRPFKRSVDIEIEDDAPKRKPSLEEIDALEEVRLAIEYIVIPGGEPVELLPRPSEIVARQLELVRSYQLAAENSGTELNPRLQILPTRLNKKTCSKSVKSSSSLQKTTDSKSLTSDGGGTSVTRLPLLPE